From a single Prosthecobacter algae genomic region:
- a CDS encoding sugar phosphate isomerase/epimerase family protein, whose translation MRFAICNETYPDWPFEKVCEDAAAAGYHALELAPFTLKEDPRELTEADALRLSRIASSFGLEILGLHWLLTKPSWFHITTPDALLRKETAKFGQHLARFCAMTGGRIMVWGSPKARNTLPEWQYDDAFKRAADSVRAVAEEAGKYGVVIAMEPLGKKETNFLNTAEETIRLCQMVDHPSCKLHLDVKAMSDESKSIPDIIRDSKEWFVHFHANDPNLLGPGMGDVKFEPIIGALREVDYQGYLSVEVFDYRPGPQHIARESIRYLKEVMGA comes from the coding sequence ATGCGCTTTGCCATCTGCAACGAGACCTATCCCGACTGGCCTTTTGAAAAAGTATGTGAAGATGCCGCTGCTGCGGGCTATCACGCGCTGGAGCTGGCCCCCTTCACCCTGAAGGAAGATCCCCGCGAACTCACGGAAGCGGATGCACTGCGCCTTAGCCGCATCGCCTCCTCCTTTGGCCTGGAAATCCTGGGCCTTCACTGGCTGCTGACCAAACCTTCCTGGTTCCACATCACCACTCCGGATGCACTTCTGCGCAAGGAGACCGCCAAATTCGGCCAGCATCTCGCCCGCTTCTGTGCCATGACCGGCGGCCGTATCATGGTCTGGGGCAGCCCGAAAGCCCGCAACACCCTGCCTGAATGGCAGTATGATGATGCCTTCAAGCGCGCCGCAGATTCCGTGCGTGCTGTGGCCGAAGAGGCTGGCAAGTATGGCGTGGTCATCGCCATGGAACCCCTGGGCAAAAAGGAGACCAACTTTCTCAACACCGCCGAAGAAACCATCCGCCTCTGCCAGATGGTAGATCACCCGAGCTGCAAGCTGCACCTCGATGTGAAGGCCATGAGCGACGAATCGAAGTCCATCCCAGACATCATTCGCGACAGCAAGGAGTGGTTTGTTCACTTCCACGCCAATGATCCAAACCTTCTCGGCCCAGGCATGGGCGACGTGAAGTTTGAGCCCATCATCGGTGCCCTGCGCGAGGTGGATTACCAAGGTTACCTCTCGGTCGAAGTCTTCGATTACCGGCCCGGCCCACAGCACATTGCCCGCGAGAGCATCCGCTATCTGAAGGAAGTCATGGGCGCTTAA
- a CDS encoding ADP-ribosylglycohydrolase family protein, whose protein sequence is MNASLSSLRGALWGQFIGDAAALGTHWIYDLADMGRKFPQGVHGFETPLKGHYHEGKKSGDQTHYGDAALLLLESLAACGGRFRENDFGMRFQSFFGSANCRSYKDHATRETLEHLQQQPGNFQNGADDDQLATVSRLAPVVVAYQKEDSTTLADAIHRLTLVTQNHATAEACAAACAVLLRTLLQGTPFREAFELTRKSREVSCDGSDYFEFAYMLRELDVVTATGRFGQSCPLAQSFPSALHAAWRHQDSFEDAILNTVRAGGDNAGRASMVGAWLGAVHGYEALPQAWLEKLTAHERIASAMDQLLSHLGD, encoded by the coding sequence GTGAACGCATCTCTGTCCAGTCTTCGTGGGGCCCTCTGGGGCCAATTTATCGGCGATGCTGCTGCCCTGGGCACGCATTGGATTTATGACCTGGCGGACATGGGGCGCAAGTTTCCCCAAGGCGTCCATGGCTTTGAGACACCGCTCAAAGGCCACTACCATGAAGGTAAAAAAAGTGGCGATCAGACCCACTATGGCGATGCAGCCCTGCTGCTGCTGGAATCGTTGGCGGCCTGCGGCGGGCGCTTCCGCGAAAATGACTTTGGCATGCGCTTTCAAAGCTTCTTTGGCAGCGCCAACTGTCGCAGCTACAAAGACCATGCCACCCGTGAAACTCTGGAGCACCTGCAGCAGCAGCCGGGCAATTTTCAAAACGGGGCCGATGACGACCAGCTCGCCACCGTCAGTCGCCTGGCCCCAGTGGTGGTCGCCTACCAAAAAGAGGATTCCACCACCCTGGCGGATGCCATTCATCGGCTCACCCTCGTGACCCAAAATCACGCGACCGCTGAGGCCTGTGCGGCAGCATGCGCCGTGCTGCTTCGCACCCTCCTTCAGGGCACGCCCTTTCGCGAAGCCTTCGAGCTCACCCGCAAGTCACGGGAAGTGAGCTGCGATGGCTCCGACTACTTTGAGTTTGCCTACATGTTGCGTGAGCTGGATGTGGTGACCGCCACCGGGCGCTTCGGCCAAAGCTGCCCTCTCGCCCAGAGTTTCCCCTCCGCCCTACACGCCGCCTGGCGTCACCAGGATAGCTTTGAAGATGCAATCTTAAACACCGTCCGTGCCGGGGGAGACAATGCCGGGCGTGCCAGCATGGTCGGCGCGTGGCTGGGGGCTGTTCATGGTTATGAGGCCCTGCCTCAGGCTTGGCTGGAAAAGCTCACTGCGCACGAGCGCATCGCCAGCGCCATGGACCAGCTTCTCTCCCATCTCGGAGATTGA